A window of Caldisalinibacter kiritimatiensis contains these coding sequences:
- the dxs gene encoding 1-deoxy-D-xylulose-5-phosphate synthase, producing the protein MNKLSSLSSVKDIKNMNISDLNNLSSEIRQFIIETVSETGGHLASNLGVVELTLALHKVFDSPKDKIIWDVGHQAYVHKIITGRKEEFKTIRQYKGLSGFPKRSESEHDIFETGHSSTSISAGLGLALARDIKKEDYHVVCVIGDGAMTAGMAFEALNHAGDIKTNMIVVLNDNEMSISENVGGLSRYLNKIRTEPTYFRMKEDIETILNSIPAVGKKVFKTAERAKDSVKYFLVPGMLFESLGFKYLGPVDGHNIKELINVFKRSKYVEGPVLIHAVTKKGKGYKPAEENPDKYHSASPFVIETGKAKKKNSVKKYSQIVGETLVKIAEKDEHIVAITAAMPSGTGLDEFKEKFSKRFFDVGIAEQHGVTLAAGLATNGMKPVFAVYSTFLQRGYDQLLHDVCLQNLPVVFAIDRAGLVGADGETHHGVFDLSYLTHIPNMAVLAPKDGNELAEMLKFAINYNGPIAIRYPRGQCADLSYLNKNNKIEYGNGEILKKGKEIAVIAVGRMVEYALKASNILEKEGITPTLINARFVKPVDKKLIKKIAKEHKTIITIEDNVKIGGFGSKVVKLLNDIGYEGNVDVIALPDKFIQHGNVEQLFKENNLDVDSIANTLRKKFK; encoded by the coding sequence GTGAATAAATTATCGTCATTATCAAGTGTAAAAGATATAAAGAATATGAATATAAGTGACCTAAATAACTTATCATCAGAAATTAGACAGTTTATTATAGAAACGGTTTCAGAAACAGGGGGACACTTAGCCTCAAATTTAGGAGTTGTAGAATTAACACTAGCATTACATAAGGTATTTGATAGTCCTAAAGATAAGATAATATGGGATGTAGGGCACCAAGCATATGTACATAAAATAATAACAGGTAGAAAAGAAGAATTTAAAACTATAAGACAATATAAAGGCTTAAGTGGGTTTCCAAAGAGAAGTGAAAGTGAACATGATATATTTGAAACTGGTCACAGTTCAACCTCAATATCAGCAGGATTAGGATTAGCATTAGCTCGTGATATAAAAAAAGAGGATTATCATGTGGTGTGTGTCATTGGAGATGGAGCAATGACTGCAGGTATGGCCTTTGAAGCTTTAAATCATGCTGGAGATATAAAAACAAACATGATAGTTGTATTAAATGATAATGAAATGTCTATTTCAGAAAACGTTGGAGGATTATCGCGTTACTTAAACAAAATTAGAACTGAACCTACATATTTCAGGATGAAAGAAGATATTGAAACAATATTAAATAGCATTCCTGCTGTGGGTAAAAAAGTATTTAAGACAGCTGAAAGAGCTAAAGACAGTGTAAAATATTTTTTAGTACCAGGAATGCTATTTGAAAGCTTGGGTTTTAAATATCTAGGTCCTGTAGATGGTCATAACATAAAAGAACTTATAAATGTATTTAAGAGGTCAAAATATGTTGAAGGACCTGTTTTAATTCATGCAGTTACAAAAAAAGGTAAAGGTTATAAGCCGGCCGAAGAGAATCCTGATAAATACCACAGTGCATCACCATTTGTTATTGAAACTGGTAAGGCAAAAAAGAAAAATAGTGTAAAGAAATATTCACAAATTGTAGGTGAAACATTAGTAAAAATAGCAGAGAAAGATGAACATATTGTAGCTATAACTGCAGCAATGCCAAGTGGAACGGGTTTAGATGAATTTAAAGAAAAATTTTCTAAAAGATTTTTCGATGTTGGTATAGCTGAGCAACATGGTGTTACATTGGCTGCAGGTTTAGCTACAAATGGTATGAAACCAGTTTTCGCAGTTTATTCAACCTTTCTACAAAGAGGATATGACCAGTTGTTACATGATGTATGTTTGCAGAATTTACCTGTAGTATTCGCTATAGATAGAGCAGGATTAGTGGGAGCAGATGGTGAGACCCATCATGGTGTGTTTGATTTATCTTATTTAACTCATATACCAAATATGGCTGTATTAGCTCCTAAGGATGGCAATGAACTTGCAGAAATGCTCAAGTTTGCTATTAACTACAATGGACCTATTGCTATAAGATATCCGAGAGGACAATGTGCAGATTTATCTTATTTAAATAAAAATAATAAGATAGAGTACGGCAATGGAGAAATATTAAAAAAAGGTAAGGAAATAGCAGTAATAGCAGTAGGAAGAATGGTAGAATATGCATTAAAAGCTAGTAATATATTAGAAAAAGAAGGTATTACTCCAACATTAATCAATGCTAGATTTGTAAAACCAGTTGATAAAAAATTGATAAAAAAAATAGCAAAAGAACATAAAACAATTATAACTATAGAAGACAATGTAAAAATAGGTGGTTTTGGAAGTAAAGTTGTTAAGCTGTTGAATGATATTGGTTACGAAGGTAATGTAGATGTGATTGCCTTACCAGATAAATTTATTCAACATGGAAATGTAGAGCAACTATTTAAAGAAAACAACCTTGATGTAGATAGTATTGCTAATACACTAAGGAAGAAATTTAAATAG
- a CDS encoding S4 domain-containing protein produces MTKKKERIDVLLVKKGLAESREKAKKFVMAGMVYIDNRRVEKPG; encoded by the coding sequence ATGACTAAAAAAAAAGAAAGAATAGACGTATTATTAGTAAAAAAAGGGTTAGCTGAGAGTAGAGAAAAAGCAAAAAAATTCGTTATGGCAGGTATGGTCTATATAGATAACAGAAGAGTAGAAAAACCTGG